One Stenotrophomonas maltophilia DNA window includes the following coding sequences:
- a CDS encoding nicotinate phosphoribosyltransferase — MHYLDNLLLNTDSYKASHWLQYPPGTDATFFYVESRGGLHDRTVFFGLQAILKDALARPVTHADIDDAAAVFAAHGEPFNEAGWRDIVDRLGGHLPVRIRAVPEGSVVPTHQALMTIESTDPAAFWVPSYLETLLLRVWYPVTVATVSWHARQTIAAFLQQTSDDPQGQLPFKLHDFGARGVSSLESAALGGAAHLVNFLGTDTVSALCLARAHYHAPMAGHSLPAAEHSTITSWGREREVDAYRNMLRQFGKPGAIMAVVSDSYDIYHAISEHWGTTLRDEVIASGATLVIRPDSGDPVEVVAESLHRLDEAFGHTVNGKGYRVLNHVRVIQGDGINPDTIRTILQRITDDGYAADNVAFGMGGALLQRLDRDTQKFALKCSAARVDGEWIDVYKDPITDAGKTSKRGRMRLLRRLDDGSLHTVPLPANGDDTLPDGFEDAMVTVWENGRLLHDQRLDDIRTRAAAGR; from the coding sequence ATGCACTACCTCGATAATCTTCTCCTCAACACCGACAGCTACAAGGCCAGCCATTGGCTGCAGTACCCGCCGGGTACCGATGCAACGTTCTTCTACGTGGAATCGCGCGGCGGCCTGCACGATCGCACGGTGTTCTTCGGCCTGCAGGCGATCCTCAAGGACGCGCTGGCACGGCCGGTCACCCATGCCGACATCGACGACGCCGCTGCGGTATTCGCTGCCCATGGCGAACCGTTCAACGAAGCCGGCTGGCGCGATATCGTCGACCGGCTTGGCGGCCACCTGCCGGTGCGTATCCGCGCCGTGCCCGAGGGCAGCGTGGTGCCCACCCACCAGGCGCTGATGACCATTGAATCGACCGATCCGGCCGCGTTCTGGGTGCCCTCGTACCTGGAAACGCTGTTGCTGCGCGTGTGGTATCCGGTCACCGTGGCCACCGTCAGCTGGCATGCACGGCAGACCATTGCCGCGTTCCTGCAGCAGACCAGCGACGACCCGCAGGGGCAGCTGCCGTTCAAACTGCACGACTTCGGCGCGCGCGGTGTCTCGAGCCTGGAATCGGCCGCGCTGGGCGGTGCCGCGCACCTGGTCAACTTCCTCGGCACCGATACCGTCTCGGCCCTGTGCCTGGCGCGCGCGCACTATCACGCGCCGATGGCCGGCCATTCGCTTCCCGCCGCCGAGCACAGCACCATCACCAGCTGGGGCCGCGAGCGCGAGGTGGACGCCTACCGCAACATGCTGCGCCAGTTCGGCAAGCCCGGGGCGATCATGGCGGTGGTGTCGGACAGCTATGACATCTACCACGCAATCAGCGAGCACTGGGGCACGACACTGCGTGATGAGGTGATCGCCTCGGGCGCCACCCTGGTCATCCGCCCCGACTCGGGTGACCCGGTGGAGGTGGTGGCCGAAAGCCTGCACCGGCTGGACGAAGCCTTCGGCCACACCGTCAACGGCAAGGGCTACCGCGTGCTCAACCACGTGCGGGTGATCCAGGGCGATGGCATCAATCCGGATACGATCCGCACCATCCTGCAACGCATCACCGACGACGGCTACGCCGCCGACAACGTGGCCTTCGGCATGGGCGGTGCGCTGTTGCAGCGGCTGGACCGCGATACGCAGAAGTTCGCGCTGAAGTGTTCGGCCGCACGGGTGGACGGTGAGTGGATTGATGTCTACAAGGACCCGATCACCGACGCCGGCAAGACCAGCAAGCGCGGCCGCATGCGCCTGCTGCGGCGTCTGGATGACGGCAGCCTGCACACGGTGCCGCTGCCGGCCAACGGCGACGACACCCTGCCGGACGGCTTCGAGGATGCGATGGTGACCGTGTGGGAGAACGGCCGCCTGCTGCACGACCAGCGCCTGGACGACATCCGCACGCGGGCGGCGGCGGGGCGTTGA
- a CDS encoding bifunctional nicotinamide-nucleotide adenylyltransferase/Nudix hydroxylase has product MEFDYLVFIGRFEPFHNGHAAVARLALSRARKLIFLVGSADTPRSLRNPWTVAERAVMIQAALDGHTDRLLIRPLRDHLYNEAQWIANVQRQVAEALRNDGAAADAKVGLIGMDKDASSYYLREFPQWPLVDVQHTATLSATELRRYLFEAGDVDFHGALLMLRGNVPAPVYDMLEAFRKSAPAYGQLVAEYRFIEQYKAAWKDAPYAPTFVTTDAVVVHSGHVLLVRRRSEPGKGLWALPGGFVGQEQSLLDSCLRELREETRLKIPLPVLKGSLKGQQVFDHPDRSQRGRTITHGFHFEFPAGDLPPVRGGDDADKARWIPVSEALDMGSQLFEDHLHILEYFLGRG; this is encoded by the coding sequence ATGGAATTCGATTATCTCGTCTTCATCGGGCGATTCGAGCCCTTCCACAACGGCCATGCCGCCGTTGCCCGCCTGGCGCTGAGCCGGGCCCGCAAGCTGATCTTCCTGGTCGGCTCTGCCGATACCCCGCGCAGCCTGCGCAATCCCTGGACCGTGGCCGAACGCGCCGTGATGATCCAGGCCGCCCTCGATGGCCACACCGACCGCCTGCTGATCCGCCCGCTGCGCGACCACCTGTACAACGAAGCGCAGTGGATCGCCAACGTGCAGCGACAGGTGGCCGAAGCGCTGCGTAACGACGGCGCCGCCGCTGATGCGAAGGTTGGCCTGATCGGCATGGACAAGGACGCCTCCAGCTACTACCTGCGGGAATTCCCGCAGTGGCCGCTGGTGGACGTGCAGCACACCGCCACCCTGTCGGCCACCGAGCTGCGGCGCTACCTGTTCGAAGCCGGCGACGTCGACTTCCACGGCGCGCTGTTGATGCTGCGTGGCAACGTGCCGGCTCCTGTGTACGACATGCTCGAAGCGTTCCGCAAAAGCGCGCCTGCCTATGGCCAGCTGGTGGCCGAGTACCGCTTCATCGAACAGTACAAAGCCGCGTGGAAGGATGCGCCCTACGCGCCCACCTTCGTCACCACCGATGCGGTGGTCGTGCATTCGGGCCACGTGCTGCTGGTGCGGCGCCGTTCGGAACCCGGCAAGGGGCTGTGGGCGCTGCCCGGCGGCTTCGTCGGCCAGGAACAGAGCCTGCTCGACAGCTGCCTGCGCGAACTGCGCGAGGAAACCCGGCTGAAGATTCCGCTGCCGGTGCTGAAGGGCTCGCTGAAGGGCCAGCAGGTCTTCGACCACCCCGACCGCAGCCAGCGTGGCCGCACCATCACCCACGGCTTCCACTTCGAGTTCCCGGCCGGTGACCTGCCGCCGGTGCGCGGCGGCGACGATGCCGACAAGGCGCGCTGGATACCGGTGAGTGAAGCACTGGACATGGGCTCGCAGCTGTTCGAAGACCACCTGCACATCCTGGAGTATTTCCTCGGCCGCGGCTGA
- a CDS encoding patatin-like phospholipase family protein: protein MLGGKTVADKYCDLVMKGGITSGIVYPNAVLALAREYRFKSIGGTSAGAIAAAVAAAAACGDRRQQAGEHLPGDAGYGGLSAVSAQLSRRGFIYSLFQPARGARAAYRLLVVLTGNAGLPHKLLCLAIAVFEIAPLEVLVSLALLLGLGWWGGGWSGVAATLLPSLLCAYGAGVAGAALRVARVARRNLLGLCSGLGRDARTPALTEWLHECLQQLSGKPLDAPLTFADLHDAPRYAGEPDSPHAISLQMITTCVSHSEPRTLPLGGAQFWFLREEFEQLFPASVVQWLVKQAGPPLEVDGRRYYHLPQGPKLPVLVATRMSLSFPLLISAVPLHEPSRRERRCEPTAPAADQEHNMADSMEGLTSAGQTCGPVITAFRICWFSDGGISSNFPIHLFDAALPRWPTFAINLVYPQHAEDVSHGSSGRQALEHAVFLPTENRHGWQRTYQSIATPLAAAELGRFLFAVVATMQNWRDLLQARAPGYRDRIVHVSLQGDEGGMNLDMPQEVLTRIADKGSLAGARFCSFSFENHYWIRWRNLASAYQRYTLEVARTDDPAQQVLAYRAAYSMVARGEPAPPSYKLGSEDKRLASQQLWELMVEQGRTWEDLGPDLTDGAPRPLPQMKVTPIY, encoded by the coding sequence ATGCTCGGGGGCAAGACAGTGGCGGACAAGTACTGCGATCTGGTCATGAAAGGCGGCATCACCAGCGGCATCGTGTACCCCAATGCGGTACTGGCGCTGGCGCGCGAGTATCGCTTCAAGAGCATCGGCGGCACCTCGGCCGGTGCCATCGCTGCGGCGGTGGCGGCTGCGGCGGCATGCGGTGATCGCCGCCAGCAGGCCGGCGAGCACCTGCCCGGCGATGCCGGCTACGGCGGGTTGTCGGCGGTATCGGCGCAGCTGTCGCGGCGCGGCTTCATCTACAGCCTGTTCCAGCCGGCACGGGGCGCGCGCGCCGCCTACCGGCTGCTGGTGGTGCTGACCGGCAATGCCGGCCTGCCGCACAAACTGCTGTGCCTGGCCATCGCGGTATTCGAGATCGCGCCGCTGGAAGTGCTGGTGTCGCTGGCGCTGCTGCTCGGCCTGGGCTGGTGGGGCGGCGGCTGGAGCGGCGTGGCCGCCACGCTGCTGCCATCACTGCTGTGCGCTTACGGCGCCGGCGTGGCCGGTGCCGCGCTGCGGGTGGCGCGGGTGGCGCGGCGCAATCTGCTGGGCCTGTGCAGTGGCCTTGGCCGCGACGCGCGCACGCCAGCGTTGACCGAGTGGCTGCACGAGTGCCTGCAGCAGTTGTCAGGCAAACCGCTGGATGCACCGCTCACCTTCGCCGACCTGCACGATGCGCCGCGCTATGCCGGCGAGCCGGACAGCCCGCATGCGATCAGCCTGCAGATGATCACCACCTGCGTGTCGCACAGCGAGCCACGCACACTGCCGCTGGGCGGCGCGCAGTTCTGGTTCCTGCGCGAGGAGTTCGAGCAGCTGTTCCCCGCCAGCGTGGTGCAGTGGCTGGTGAAGCAGGCCGGCCCGCCGCTGGAGGTGGACGGGCGCCGGTACTACCACCTGCCGCAGGGCCCGAAGCTGCCGGTGCTGGTGGCCACGCGCATGAGCCTGAGCTTCCCGCTGCTGATCAGCGCGGTGCCGCTGCATGAGCCCTCGCGCCGCGAACGCCGCTGTGAACCGACCGCGCCAGCAGCCGACCAGGAGCACAACATGGCCGACAGCATGGAAGGGCTGACCAGTGCCGGCCAGACCTGTGGCCCGGTGATTACCGCGTTCCGCATCTGCTGGTTCTCCGATGGTGGCATCAGCAGCAACTTCCCGATCCACCTGTTCGATGCCGCCCTGCCGCGCTGGCCGACCTTCGCCATCAATCTGGTCTACCCGCAGCATGCCGAAGACGTGAGCCACGGCAGCAGTGGCCGCCAAGCGCTGGAGCATGCCGTGTTCCTGCCCACCGAGAACCGCCACGGCTGGCAGCGCACCTATCAGTCGATCGCCACGCCGCTGGCCGCTGCGGAGCTGGGTCGTTTCCTGTTCGCGGTGGTGGCGACCATGCAGAACTGGCGCGACCTGCTGCAGGCGCGCGCGCCGGGCTACCGCGACCGCATCGTGCACGTCAGCCTGCAGGGCGACGAGGGCGGCATGAACCTGGACATGCCACAGGAGGTGCTGACCCGCATCGCCGACAAGGGCAGCCTGGCCGGTGCGCGCTTCTGTTCGTTCTCGTTCGAGAACCACTACTGGATCCGCTGGCGCAACCTGGCTTCGGCCTACCAGCGTTACACGCTGGAAGTGGCACGCACCGACGACCCGGCACAGCAGGTGCTGGCCTACCGCGCGGCGTACTCGATGGTTGCCCGCGGTGAACCGGCACCGCCGTCATACAAGCTGGGCTCGGAAGACAAGCGGCTGGCCTCGCAGCAACTGTGGGAGTTGATGGTCGAGCAGGGACGTACCTGGGAAGACCTCGGCCCGGACCTTACTGACGGCGCACCGCGTCCGTTGCCGCAGATGAAAGTGACGCCGATCTACTGA
- a CDS encoding helix-turn-helix domain-containing protein, with protein MNYSAPQRQLGLRLLRLREQRGYSQADLARALGLSASYLNQIERNKRPLTPAVQKKLGEVLGDVSSLFDEDEPAALQEALGETLRDLGLADVSATELRALAGNLPQVSRALLDLHRRHLALREHAAALEFQLGEPGAGSTLPAGDQVREFFNRMHNHIPELDELAEQLFAEWGLSPGHVAPRLRQLLADRHGVLVEVAALQAGREKRQYDAGARRLWLPDYLEPGQQAFQMAAELALHGYLPQIDAVVARAGFTDEARIAQARIGLSNYFAGALVMPYMRFLRAAETSSYDIELLAHQFGVGFEAVCHRLSTLARRSAPGLPFFFIRVDRAGNVSKRHSATDFHFSQVGGSCPLWIVYEAFNQPGRILTQTARMPDGRRHFWLARQVSSGPVGHGQPRKTFAVALGCDLQHAERLVYSLGLDVQSPGNSVSIGPGCRVCPREDCMQRAFAQLPGR; from the coding sequence GTGAATTACTCAGCCCCCCAGCGACAACTTGGCCTGCGCCTGCTGCGGCTGCGCGAGCAGCGCGGCTACAGCCAGGCGGATCTGGCACGGGCGCTGGGGCTGTCGGCCAGTTACCTGAACCAGATCGAGCGCAACAAGCGCCCACTCACGCCAGCGGTGCAGAAGAAGCTGGGTGAGGTGTTGGGCGACGTTTCTTCGTTGTTCGACGAAGATGAGCCCGCCGCGCTGCAGGAAGCGCTGGGCGAGACTCTGCGCGACCTCGGCCTGGCCGATGTCAGCGCGACCGAACTGCGCGCCCTGGCCGGCAACCTGCCGCAGGTCAGCCGCGCGCTGCTGGACCTGCACCGCCGCCACCTGGCGCTGCGCGAGCATGCCGCCGCGCTGGAATTCCAGCTGGGCGAGCCCGGCGCCGGCAGCACCCTGCCTGCCGGCGACCAGGTACGCGAGTTCTTCAACCGCATGCACAACCACATTCCCGAGCTGGATGAGCTGGCCGAGCAACTGTTCGCCGAATGGGGACTGTCGCCCGGGCACGTAGCACCGCGGCTGCGCCAGCTGCTGGCCGACCGCCATGGCGTGCTGGTGGAAGTGGCCGCACTGCAGGCCGGGCGCGAGAAACGGCAATACGATGCCGGTGCGCGGCGGCTGTGGCTGCCCGATTACCTGGAGCCCGGCCAGCAGGCGTTCCAGATGGCGGCCGAGCTGGCCCTTCACGGCTACCTGCCGCAGATCGATGCAGTGGTGGCGCGCGCCGGCTTCACCGATGAGGCACGCATCGCGCAGGCGCGGATCGGTCTCTCCAACTATTTCGCCGGTGCGCTGGTGATGCCGTACATGCGCTTCCTGCGGGCGGCCGAAACCAGCAGCTACGACATCGAACTGCTGGCGCATCAGTTCGGCGTCGGCTTCGAAGCGGTCTGCCACCGGCTGAGCACGCTGGCGCGGCGCAGTGCGCCCGGGCTACCGTTCTTCTTCATCCGCGTGGACCGCGCGGGCAACGTATCCAAGCGCCATTCGGCCACCGATTTCCATTTCTCGCAGGTGGGCGGTTCGTGCCCGCTGTGGATCGTCTACGAGGCGTTCAACCAGCCCGGCCGCATCCTCACCCAGACCGCGCGCATGCCCGATGGTCGGCGCCATTTCTGGCTGGCGCGGCAGGTCAGCAGTGGCCCGGTGGGCCATGGGCAGCCGCGCAAGACGTTTGCAGTGGCGCTGGGCTGCGATCTGCAGCATGCCGAGCGGCTGGTGTATTCACTGGGGCTGGATGTGCAGAGCCCGGGCAACTCGGTGTCGATCGGGCCGGGGTGCCGGGTGTGTCCGCGCGAGGACTGCATGCAGCGCGCGTTCGCGCAGTTGCCGGGGCGGTAG
- a CDS encoding CoA-acylating methylmalonate-semialdehyde dehydrogenase: protein MTVAAPRIRMLIDGQFVESATSHWQDVINPATQDVLAKVPFATTGEVDAAVAAAKEAFKTWRKTPIGTRARIFLKYQQLIRENMSELAHILTAEQGKTLPDAEGDVFRGLEVVEHAAAIGNLQLGELANNVATGVDTYSIMQPLGVCAGITPFNFPAMIPLWMFPMAIATGNTFVLKPSEQDPMVTMRLVELALEAGIPKGVLNVVHGGEEVVNAICDHPDIKAVSFVGSTRVGTHVYNRASLAGKRVQCMMGAKNHAVVLPDANKEQTLNAMVGAAFGAAGQRCMAASTLVLVGEARNWVQDLVTKAKTLKVSGGTVAGTDVGPVISCSARERVEGLIASGVEQGAKLVLDGRKPQVDGFEKGNFVGPTIFAGVTTDMRIYQEEIFGPVLVILEAETLEEAIAMVNSNPNGNGTALFTQSGAAARKFQEDIDVGQVGINVPIPVPVPLFSFTGSRASKLGDLGPYGKQVVLFYTQTKTVTARWFDDETLSHGVNTTISLK from the coding sequence ATGACTGTTGCAGCGCCCCGTATCCGCATGCTGATCGATGGCCAGTTCGTTGAATCGGCCACCTCCCACTGGCAGGACGTGATCAATCCGGCCACCCAGGACGTGCTGGCCAAGGTGCCGTTCGCCACCACCGGCGAAGTGGACGCCGCCGTCGCCGCCGCCAAGGAAGCCTTCAAGACCTGGCGCAAGACCCCGATCGGCACCCGTGCGCGCATCTTCCTGAAGTACCAGCAGCTGATCCGCGAAAACATGAGCGAGCTGGCCCACATCCTCACCGCCGAACAGGGCAAGACCCTGCCGGACGCCGAAGGCGATGTGTTCCGTGGCCTGGAAGTGGTCGAGCACGCCGCCGCCATCGGCAACCTGCAGCTGGGCGAGCTGGCCAACAACGTGGCCACCGGCGTCGATACCTACTCGATCATGCAGCCGCTGGGCGTGTGCGCCGGCATCACCCCGTTCAACTTCCCGGCGATGATCCCGCTGTGGATGTTCCCGATGGCGATCGCCACCGGCAACACCTTCGTCCTCAAGCCGTCCGAGCAGGACCCGATGGTCACCATGCGCCTGGTCGAGCTGGCCCTGGAAGCCGGCATTCCGAAGGGCGTGCTGAACGTCGTCCATGGTGGCGAGGAAGTGGTCAACGCGATCTGCGACCACCCGGACATCAAGGCCGTTTCGTTCGTCGGTTCCACCCGCGTCGGCACCCACGTCTACAACCGTGCCTCGCTGGCCGGCAAGCGCGTGCAGTGCATGATGGGCGCCAAGAACCACGCCGTGGTGCTGCCGGACGCCAACAAGGAGCAGACCCTCAACGCGATGGTCGGTGCCGCCTTCGGTGCCGCGGGCCAGCGTTGCATGGCCGCCTCCACCCTGGTGCTGGTGGGTGAAGCACGCAACTGGGTGCAGGACCTGGTCACCAAGGCCAAGACCCTGAAGGTCAGCGGTGGCACCGTGGCCGGCACCGACGTCGGCCCGGTCATTTCCTGCAGCGCCCGCGAGCGCGTGGAAGGCCTGATCGCCTCGGGCGTGGAGCAGGGCGCCAAGCTGGTGCTGGATGGCCGCAAGCCGCAGGTCGATGGTTTCGAGAAGGGCAACTTCGTCGGCCCGACCATCTTTGCCGGTGTCACCACCGACATGCGCATCTACCAGGAAGAAATCTTCGGGCCGGTGCTGGTCATCCTCGAAGCGGAGACGCTGGAAGAGGCCATCGCGATGGTCAACAGCAACCCGAACGGCAACGGCACCGCACTGTTCACCCAGTCCGGTGCGGCCGCGCGCAAGTTCCAGGAAGACATCGACGTCGGCCAGGTCGGCATCAACGTGCCGATCCCGGTGCCGGTGCCGCTGTTCTCGTTCACCGGTTCGCGCGCGTCCAAGCTGGGCGACCTGGGCCCGTACGGCAAGCAGGTGGTGCTGTTCTACACCCAGACCAAGACGGTCACCGCGCGCTGGTTCGATGACGAGACGCTCAGCCATGGCGTCAACACCACGATCAGCCTGAAGTAA
- a CDS encoding acyl-CoA dehydrogenase family protein, whose amino-acid sequence MSHSMTTELEEAQQAYREAARDFAQAELAPHAARWDAEGIFPRDAIAKAGELGFCGLYMDPEVGGSGLSRLDAAVVIEELANVDPSTAAYISIHNMASWMVSKWGQPALRDAWGTDLSSGSKLASYCLTEPGAGSDAASLKTTAVRDGDFYLLNGSKAFISGAGATELLVVMARTGGAGAGGVSAIAVPADLPGISFGRKEEKMGWNSQPTRGITFENVRVPVSHLLGEEGGGFKLAMKGLDGGRINIAACSLGAAQGALDAARRYMGERRQFGKALAEFQALQFKLADMVTQLVAARQMVHTAARKLDAGASDANVWCAMAKRFATDAGFNICNEALQIHGGYGYIREYPIERLLRDCRVHQILEGTNEIMRVIVARHLLNTEEELR is encoded by the coding sequence ATGAGCCACTCGATGACGACGGAACTGGAAGAAGCGCAGCAGGCGTACCGCGAGGCGGCGCGCGACTTCGCACAGGCCGAACTGGCGCCGCACGCCGCGCGATGGGATGCGGAGGGCATCTTTCCGCGCGATGCGATCGCCAAGGCCGGTGAACTGGGCTTCTGCGGTCTGTACATGGACCCGGAAGTGGGCGGCAGCGGCCTGAGCCGACTGGACGCCGCCGTCGTCATCGAGGAGCTCGCCAACGTCGATCCGTCGACCGCGGCCTACATCAGCATCCACAACATGGCCTCGTGGATGGTGTCCAAGTGGGGTCAGCCGGCGCTGCGCGATGCGTGGGGAACCGATCTGTCCTCGGGCAGCAAGCTGGCCTCGTACTGCCTGACCGAACCCGGTGCAGGTTCCGATGCGGCCTCGCTGAAGACCACCGCCGTGCGCGACGGTGACTTCTATCTGCTGAACGGCTCGAAGGCCTTCATTTCCGGCGCCGGTGCCACCGAGCTGCTGGTGGTGATGGCGCGTACCGGTGGTGCCGGTGCCGGCGGCGTCAGCGCCATTGCGGTGCCGGCCGACCTGCCGGGCATCAGCTTCGGCCGCAAGGAAGAGAAGATGGGCTGGAACAGCCAGCCCACCCGTGGCATCACCTTCGAAAACGTCCGCGTACCGGTCAGCCACCTTCTGGGAGAGGAAGGCGGCGGCTTCAAGCTGGCGATGAAGGGGCTGGACGGCGGCCGCATCAACATCGCCGCCTGCTCGCTGGGTGCGGCGCAGGGTGCGCTGGATGCCGCACGCCGCTACATGGGCGAGCGCCGCCAGTTCGGCAAGGCGCTGGCCGAGTTCCAGGCGCTGCAGTTCAAGCTGGCCGACATGGTCACCCAGCTGGTGGCTGCTAGGCAGATGGTGCACACCGCCGCGCGCAAGCTCGATGCCGGTGCCAGCGATGCCAACGTGTGGTGTGCGATGGCCAAGCGCTTCGCCACCGATGCCGGCTTCAACATCTGCAACGAAGCGCTGCAGATCCACGGGGGCTACGGCTACATCCGCGAATACCCGATCGAGCGCCTGCTGCGTGACTGCCGCGTGCACCAGATCCTGGAAGGCACCAACGAGATCATGCGGGTGATCGTTGCCCGTCACCTGCTCAACACCGAAGAGGAACTGCGATGA
- a CDS encoding enoyl-CoA hydratase, translating to MKDWRTQEHVGLKVEVDGHTAVVTLNNPPAHTWTVHSLSALRDLVGALNADREIYALVITGDGEKFFSAGADLNQFASGDKAAAREAARRFGEAFEALSGFRGVSIAAINGYAMGGGLECALACDLRIIEEHAQVALPEATVGLLPCAGGTQNLPRLVGEGWAKRMILLGERINAETALRIGLAEEKVGKGEAKALALEWAKKAGKQSPTSIAACKTLVQATRTGTHASALVAEREAFVDLFDTADQVEGVTAFLEKRAAQWKNA from the coding sequence ATGAAGGATTGGCGTACCCAGGAGCACGTGGGCCTGAAGGTGGAGGTGGATGGCCACACCGCCGTGGTCACCCTGAACAACCCGCCGGCGCATACTTGGACCGTGCACAGCCTGTCGGCGCTGCGTGATCTGGTCGGCGCGCTCAACGCAGACCGCGAGATCTACGCGCTGGTGATCACCGGTGACGGCGAGAAGTTCTTCTCCGCCGGTGCCGATCTCAACCAGTTCGCCTCCGGCGACAAGGCCGCTGCACGTGAAGCCGCGCGCCGCTTCGGTGAAGCCTTCGAAGCGCTGTCCGGTTTCCGTGGCGTGTCGATCGCCGCGATCAACGGCTACGCCATGGGCGGCGGCCTGGAGTGCGCACTGGCCTGCGACCTGCGCATCATCGAAGAGCACGCCCAGGTGGCGCTGCCGGAGGCCACCGTCGGCCTGCTGCCGTGCGCCGGTGGCACCCAGAACCTGCCGCGCCTGGTCGGCGAAGGCTGGGCCAAGCGCATGATCCTGCTGGGTGAGCGCATCAACGCCGAGACCGCGCTGCGCATTGGCCTGGCCGAAGAAAAGGTCGGCAAGGGCGAAGCCAAGGCACTGGCGCTGGAATGGGCGAAGAAGGCCGGCAAGCAGAGCCCGACCAGCATCGCCGCCTGCAAGACCCTGGTGCAGGCCACCCGCACCGGCACCCACGCCTCGGCGCTGGTGGCCGAGCGCGAAGCCTTCGTCGACCTGTTCGACACCGCTGACCAGGTCGAGGGCGTGACCGCCTTCCTGGAAAAGCGTGCCGCGCAGTGGAAGAACGCATGA